Proteins from a genomic interval of Symmachiella macrocystis:
- a CDS encoding LexA family protein has product MSKRIIRFIRRFHNIHGVPPTVGEISQACVMQPKSVWDELWRLQNRGRVRFDPNVPRSVRVLPVRPVLEYLGTVR; this is encoded by the coding sequence ATGTCCAAACGCATCATCAGATTCATTCGCCGATTCCACAACATCCACGGAGTTCCGCCAACGGTTGGCGAGATTTCACAGGCGTGTGTCATGCAGCCGAAAAGCGTCTGGGATGAACTGTGGCGACTCCAGAACCGTGGTCGCGTACGATTTGACCCGAATGTGCCGCGGTCCGTGCGCGTGCTTCCTGTGCGGCCTGTGCTGGAGTACCTTGGTACCGTTCGTTAG
- a CDS encoding tyrosine-type recombinase/integrase, with translation MNGSTNATCRTCGRLGGRSGLTRRRFTNTLAWSLLQTRKMKSERPKRQQRKKQRGNGEGSVFKDGTKWRAMITVYDANGELRRRSKVAKSKADANVFLRELQHDLAAGVGLPADSMNVAQYMRLWLSDVIQGERAENTYESYRLSIKNHIIPRIGRLKLSALTSRNVLSMLAAMKRDEVGGKTRQYAHTVLKTALGRAVAMGEIGKNPVDGVPRPQYQPEEIHPFTQQQMRAIIKESEGCRLGSAVLLAFATGMRQGEIFGLPWSSIDFKMSRLDVKQQLIEPRGMRKLTERLKTPTSRRTIELPASIIARMNQHRAASLKEGLQELVFVDTAGGLIRKSNFRRYVWVRLLKDCGIEYRGFHHIRHTYATLQLTAGVPAHIVADVMGHKDASTLLKVYAHVLEGVQSMASDSIAKLLG, from the coding sequence ATGAATGGCTCGACGAATGCGACGTGCCGTACATGCGGGCGCCTGGGCGGAAGAAGTGGGTTGACGCGCAGACGCTTTACAAACACCTTGGCATGGTCACTATTGCAGACAAGAAAAATGAAAAGCGAACGGCCAAAAAGGCAACAAAGAAAAAAGCAACGCGGAAACGGTGAGGGTTCGGTTTTCAAGGATGGTACGAAGTGGAGGGCGATGATCACCGTCTATGACGCTAACGGCGAACTGCGGCGGCGGTCCAAGGTGGCAAAATCGAAAGCCGATGCAAACGTGTTTCTTCGCGAGTTGCAACACGATTTGGCAGCGGGAGTTGGTTTGCCGGCGGATTCGATGAACGTGGCCCAATACATGAGATTGTGGCTGTCCGACGTTATCCAGGGTGAGAGGGCGGAGAACACTTACGAAAGCTATCGTTTGTCGATCAAGAATCACATTATCCCCCGCATCGGCCGATTGAAGCTGTCCGCCCTGACCTCTCGAAATGTGCTCTCGATGCTGGCAGCGATGAAACGCGACGAGGTGGGCGGCAAAACACGGCAGTACGCCCACACTGTTTTGAAAACGGCACTTGGTCGGGCTGTTGCGATGGGGGAGATCGGCAAGAATCCTGTGGATGGCGTGCCACGTCCACAGTACCAGCCGGAAGAGATCCACCCGTTCACGCAACAACAGATGCGAGCGATTATCAAAGAATCCGAAGGGTGTAGGCTGGGGTCTGCAGTACTTCTGGCATTTGCGACCGGGATGCGACAAGGGGAGATTTTCGGTTTGCCTTGGAGTTCCATCGACTTCAAAATGAGCCGATTGGACGTGAAGCAGCAGTTAATCGAACCCCGTGGAATGCGTAAGCTAACCGAACGCCTAAAAACGCCAACCAGCCGCCGCACTATCGAGTTACCAGCCTCAATCATTGCTAGAATGAATCAGCATCGAGCGGCCTCTCTCAAGGAGGGATTGCAAGAATTGGTATTTGTGGACACTGCGGGGGGGCTGATCCGCAAAAGCAATTTTCGGCGCTACGTATGGGTGAGGCTGCTAAAGGACTGTGGCATTGAATACCGCGGCTTTCACCACATCCGCCACACCTACGCCACGTTGCAACTGACGGCGGGGGTTCCCGCTCATATCGTTGCTGACGTAATGGGCCACAAGGACGCGAGCACGCTGCTGAAAGTCTATGCCCACGTCCTGGAAGGCGTGCAGTCGATGGCTTCAGATTCGATTGCCAAACTGCTGGGATAA
- a CDS encoding tetratricopeptide repeat protein — translation MTFWPFRKKQVETLSLDELRARLITVASESKRRRQKWCQLYKDQVVANVDALCKIPEELASDPASINNYVQAISEVAQCLATHCQTPELWEKLCGTSEDNPILQWNQWLDQLPERMERLEYDELITEAKSNLERAESLGGPAARQYETFMLGRLGELLFHSGKVLEAVEPFEAALARCKNSDDIEGELSYLNYLLEAHRYLGDSKQAVSTAEKLLKLQSQLGHDTNEIEKRIQLLQEGEPLCRIVCVHDGNTYEMDEITSIKEGRFGFQFVRNRMALQMASTIVQQGNELATNGQLADALEKYQQASEVDPYNPDPLYQSGMCLLELWAFAQAKNTFEEVEQLAPGWFRCRSDIWLAEALDQGTVTVEEFQLLRALDDGGLNPKEALAIAKKAIDTYPEFAAFHLIRGDLLSRSGNTNNAIDCYRAGLKLTSEPDLESRLLCSLASALPKGAPERSALIERALGLKGNLTAQATARLIGLQ, via the coding sequence ATGACATTTTGGCCATTTCGAAAAAAGCAGGTTGAAACGCTTTCGCTGGACGAATTGCGCGCTCGGCTCATTACTGTGGCATCCGAATCGAAACGAAGGCGACAAAAATGGTGTCAATTGTACAAGGATCAAGTCGTTGCCAACGTAGACGCACTCTGCAAGATCCCCGAAGAGCTGGCAAGTGACCCTGCTTCGATTAACAACTACGTACAAGCAATAAGTGAGGTGGCCCAATGCCTTGCGACACATTGCCAGACACCTGAGTTATGGGAGAAGCTGTGTGGTACCTCTGAGGACAATCCGATTCTCCAGTGGAATCAGTGGCTGGATCAGCTTCCTGAACGAATGGAGCGGTTAGAATATGACGAATTGATAACCGAAGCGAAATCAAATCTTGAACGTGCAGAAAGCTTAGGTGGACCTGCCGCCCGTCAATATGAAACCTTCATGTTGGGGCGTTTGGGGGAACTCCTGTTTCACTCCGGCAAAGTGCTGGAGGCTGTTGAGCCTTTCGAGGCTGCCCTCGCGCGTTGCAAAAATTCCGATGATATTGAAGGTGAATTGAGCTACCTCAATTATTTGTTGGAAGCTCATCGATATTTGGGAGATTCAAAACAAGCAGTCTCAACCGCCGAAAAACTGCTCAAACTCCAATCACAGTTGGGACATGACACCAACGAGATCGAGAAACGAATCCAATTGCTTCAAGAGGGTGAACCGTTGTGCCGCATCGTTTGCGTGCATGATGGCAACACCTATGAAATGGATGAAATCACCAGCATTAAAGAAGGTCGGTTTGGTTTTCAGTTTGTGCGAAACCGAATGGCATTACAAATGGCTTCCACAATCGTGCAACAGGGAAATGAACTTGCAACAAATGGGCAACTTGCTGATGCATTGGAGAAATACCAACAAGCTTCCGAGGTCGATCCGTATAACCCTGATCCGTTGTATCAAAGTGGGATGTGTTTGTTGGAATTATGGGCGTTTGCGCAAGCCAAGAATACATTCGAGGAAGTCGAACAACTGGCACCGGGTTGGTTTCGCTGTCGAAGTGACATCTGGCTTGCGGAAGCGCTTGATCAAGGAACCGTCACAGTCGAGGAATTCCAATTGTTGCGTGCTTTGGATGATGGCGGATTAAATCCAAAGGAGGCTTTGGCCATCGCCAAGAAAGCAATAGACACCTATCCCGAGTTTGCTGCATTTCACTTGATTCGCGGCGATCTTCTCAGCCGAAGTGGCAATACGAACAACGCCATCGATTGTTACCGGGCAGGTCTAAAGCTTACATCCGAGCCTGATTTAGAAAGCCGATTATTGTGTTCTCTTGCTAGTGCATTGCCAAAAGGTGCACCCGAGAGATCGGCATTGATCGAGCGGGCACTTGGTCTCAAGGGTAACCTTACCGCCCAAGCGACAGCACGACTGATTGGCTTGCAGTAA
- a CDS encoding alpha/beta hydrolase, translating to MNVVWLAYRLSVLSAISILSGCYSPGRGLQSPLAALENSLVFAPIPYPDGDWTPEGLGVEDVWFESADGTSLHGWYLPHPEPRAVVLYAHGNAGNLSHRAATIRELHDAHDLSVMIFDYRGYGRSEGVPNEAGILQDARAARDLLAQREGIAPEEIVLMGRSLGGGVAVDLAAEDGARGLILVSTFTSLPDVGARSFPVLPVRSLMRNRLDSQSKIGNYEGPLLQCHGDADRVVPYEIGCNLFEAANHPKQFVSIPGGNHNDALPAEFRRELDGFIARLPE from the coding sequence ATGAATGTGGTTTGGTTGGCCTACCGATTGTCCGTACTTTCGGCCATCTCAATTCTCAGCGGCTGCTACTCGCCCGGCCGCGGATTGCAGTCCCCCTTGGCAGCACTTGAGAATTCGCTGGTCTTCGCTCCGATTCCGTATCCTGATGGGGATTGGACACCCGAAGGACTAGGCGTCGAAGATGTATGGTTTGAATCGGCCGACGGAACGAGTTTGCATGGCTGGTACCTGCCGCATCCCGAGCCGCGGGCTGTGGTGTTGTATGCGCATGGCAACGCTGGCAACCTCAGCCACCGCGCTGCGACGATTCGTGAATTGCATGATGCGCACGATCTGTCGGTGATGATTTTCGACTATCGCGGCTACGGTCGTAGCGAAGGAGTTCCCAACGAAGCGGGAATTCTACAAGACGCTCGCGCCGCCCGGGACTTACTCGCCCAGCGCGAAGGAATCGCGCCTGAAGAGATCGTGTTGATGGGTCGATCACTGGGAGGCGGCGTCGCCGTCGACCTGGCTGCTGAGGATGGAGCGCGGGGGCTGATTCTGGTCAGCACGTTCACCTCGCTGCCCGACGTCGGTGCCCGCTCGTTTCCCGTGCTGCCGGTGCGATCCCTGATGCGCAATCGCTTAGATTCGCAGTCAAAAATCGGGAATTACGAAGGCCCGTTGCTGCAATGTCACGGCGACGCCGACCGGGTGGTTCCCTACGAGATTGGGTGCAACCTGTTCGAGGCAGCCAACCACCCCAAACAATTCGTCTCAATCCCCGGCGGAAACCACAACGATGCGTTACCTGCGGAGTTTCGCCGCGAACTGGATGGTTTTATTGCGCGATTGCCGGAGTGA
- a CDS encoding ADP-ribosylglycohydrolase family protein, translating into MSNDRWDRACLSLDGLSIGDAFGQQFFSPHVAAEANRHNPPAPPWNYTDDTEMALALMETLRECKCVDQDFLAQRFAERFQSEPNRGYGAGARHLLENVAQGESWKTLSQQMFGGSGSYGNGAAMRVSPLGAWFADNIEMTIEQAALSAEVTHANPEAQVGAIAIALAAGWAWRCQSEPAEALIPWVISKIDQSEVRRRLEWTASYPLDTWAFTIASQVGCGHEISTQDTVPFCIWMAAASLDDYCEAMWTAARVGGDMDTTCAIIGGIIALRVGPSGIPDDWKRNREPLGWNNSLI; encoded by the coding sequence ATGTCAAACGATCGATGGGACAGAGCGTGCTTGTCACTGGACGGACTTTCGATTGGGGACGCATTTGGCCAGCAATTCTTCTCGCCACATGTTGCCGCCGAGGCGAATCGCCACAACCCACCAGCACCACCGTGGAACTACACGGACGACACGGAAATGGCACTTGCCCTGATGGAAACACTCCGTGAGTGCAAATGCGTTGATCAAGATTTTCTTGCGCAGCGATTCGCTGAACGATTTCAATCGGAACCAAATCGTGGATACGGAGCCGGTGCTCGACATTTGCTGGAGAATGTTGCGCAAGGCGAAAGCTGGAAGACGCTGAGCCAACAGATGTTTGGGGGAAGCGGCTCTTATGGAAACGGTGCGGCGATGCGAGTGTCGCCGCTTGGGGCCTGGTTCGCAGATAATATTGAAATGACCATTGAGCAAGCTGCACTCTCGGCGGAAGTGACTCATGCGAACCCGGAGGCTCAGGTCGGTGCGATTGCCATCGCCTTGGCGGCAGGCTGGGCGTGGCGCTGCCAATCCGAGCCAGCGGAAGCCTTGATTCCTTGGGTCATCTCCAAGATTGATCAAAGCGAAGTTCGTCGCCGCCTGGAATGGACAGCATCCTATCCTCTCGATACGTGGGCCTTCACGATTGCCTCGCAAGTTGGCTGCGGGCATGAAATCAGTACTCAGGACACGGTGCCGTTTTGTATTTGGATGGCAGCGGCATCATTAGATGACTACTGCGAGGCAATGTGGACGGCAGCCCGAGTCGGCGGCGATATGGATACAACATGTGCCATCATCGGCGGAATTATCGCATTGAGGGTTGGTCCCAGCGGTATACCGGACGATTGGAAAAGAAACCGTGAACCTCTCGGCTGGAACAACAGTCTAATTTGA
- a CDS encoding radical SAM protein, protein MFERISIELTNKCSKGCSFCYNDSGPGGATLWQADEVVAFVKDCAGHGVKAVSFGGGEPLEFDGIFEILKRLDGVLFRSITTNGLLLDQGQLRPLVNASPDKVHVSLHFPQNRAEVARVVRHVQLLKENGIRTGANLLVAKSQLDAAKRAAESLTAVGLADEEIVYLPMRGFDTPTPEEIASVAASPQFQSMTCLPECGASQRFCSVRWDKTVAWCSYTESRSILNELTYDGLCQAMHGIGLKPCDKSLVELSFDDECRPDIEPSSHFTFYASLSKPVDYPAAHSMDTEWFATDKNGHVAFLNSRQPGAVPKVFIEAFGSQYSFYDFEEHLLDPATGNQVQFNLVDFFEAGPGYFFCIDRFNDPPNMTLEESGFALSSLSKEGHEELPHGKRRMVTGLFNWNEEYFHNTSASSNYGYHQSRIDAICWLKDVSVMERLPSDSMLLPVAGHTVAWVYETPRESMRALYEEGLVLSLLREDFYPSPHRFGFYTYANDDYSGGPYDQRKLPQNPVHIDQLAGKTREVCSHVHFASVDFSQMPRFQPAEYFPCAVTYGKWVDLEGNAHSYD, encoded by the coding sequence ATGTTCGAACGGATTTCGATTGAACTCACGAACAAATGCTCCAAAGGCTGTTCGTTCTGCTACAACGACAGCGGCCCAGGCGGAGCTACGCTCTGGCAAGCGGACGAGGTCGTCGCTTTTGTCAAAGACTGCGCCGGTCACGGTGTGAAAGCCGTGTCGTTTGGTGGTGGCGAACCCCTTGAGTTCGATGGTATCTTCGAAATCCTGAAACGTCTGGATGGCGTGCTCTTTCGGTCGATCACGACCAATGGCCTGCTTCTCGATCAGGGGCAGTTGCGCCCCTTGGTGAACGCCAGCCCAGATAAGGTACACGTCTCCTTACATTTTCCCCAAAATCGGGCAGAGGTCGCACGCGTCGTGCGGCACGTGCAGTTGTTGAAAGAAAATGGAATCAGAACCGGGGCCAATCTGCTGGTTGCAAAATCCCAGCTCGACGCTGCGAAGCGGGCAGCGGAATCGCTTACAGCAGTCGGGCTGGCGGACGAGGAAATTGTTTATCTTCCCATGCGCGGTTTTGACACACCGACGCCGGAGGAGATAGCCAGCGTTGCTGCAAGCCCGCAGTTTCAATCAATGACGTGCTTGCCGGAATGTGGCGCAAGCCAGCGATTTTGTTCCGTGCGTTGGGACAAAACGGTCGCTTGGTGTTCTTACACGGAATCCCGCAGCATTTTAAATGAATTGACGTATGACGGACTTTGTCAGGCAATGCACGGTATCGGTTTGAAACCCTGTGACAAGTCCCTGGTGGAGCTATCGTTTGACGACGAATGCCGCCCAGACATTGAACCGTCGTCACACTTCACGTTTTACGCCTCACTGTCCAAGCCGGTGGATTATCCTGCCGCCCACAGCATGGACACGGAGTGGTTTGCCACGGACAAGAACGGCCATGTCGCATTTCTGAATTCCAGACAACCAGGAGCCGTTCCCAAGGTTTTTATCGAAGCGTTTGGTTCTCAGTATTCGTTCTATGACTTTGAGGAGCACTTGTTGGACCCGGCAACGGGTAATCAGGTGCAGTTTAATCTGGTGGACTTTTTCGAGGCGGGGCCGGGATATTTTTTCTGTATCGACAGGTTCAATGATCCACCTAATATGACACTTGAAGAGAGCGGATTTGCCTTATCATCTCTCAGTAAAGAAGGGCATGAAGAACTTCCGCATGGAAAGCGAAGAATGGTCACTGGCCTCTTTAACTGGAACGAAGAATACTTTCACAACACTTCGGCTTCCAGCAATTATGGATATCACCAATCACGCATAGATGCGATTTGCTGGCTCAAGGACGTGTCCGTGATGGAGCGACTCCCGAGCGATTCCATGCTGCTTCCCGTCGCAGGGCATACGGTTGCGTGGGTCTATGAAACACCCCGTGAATCAATGCGCGCATTATACGAAGAAGGACTAGTGCTCTCGCTGTTACGTGAAGATTTTTACCCCAGCCCGCACCGATTTGGTTTCTATACGTATGCCAACGATGACTATTCTGGCGGCCCGTACGATCAAAGAAAACTCCCTCAAAACCCAGTCCACATCGATCAATTGGCTGGCAAAACACGGGAAGTGTGCAGCCACGTGCATTTTGCATCCGTGGATTTCAGTCAAATGCCAAGATTCCAGCCAGCAGAATATTTCCCATGCGCCGTCACCTATGGTAAATGGGTCGATCTGGAAGGGAATGCTCACTCGTATGACTGA